In one Bacillus thuringiensis genomic region, the following are encoded:
- the exsG gene encoding exosporium protein ExsG, with protein MEFQLLVTCILQEGNAYFLVTKVDDVITLKVPITAGVAGLFLALGVPRCS; from the coding sequence ATGGAATTTCAATTGTTGGTAACTTGTATATTACAAGAAGGTAATGCTTACTTTTTAGTAACGAAGGTAGACGATGTTATTACGTTAAAAGTACCGATTACTGCGGGAGTAGCAGGTTTATTCTTAGCTTTAGGTGTACCAAGATGTTCTTAA
- a CDS encoding arylamine N-acetyltransferase family protein: MMTNLQKEFFKRLKIPAKEITFDDLDEILLKMGMILPYENLDIMAGTIKNISKDNLIEKLLIQKRGGLCYELNSLLYYFLIDCGFQVYKVAGTVYDLYDNKWKPDDGHVIIILSHEDKDYVVDAGFASHLPLHPVPFNGEVISSQTGEYRIRKQNTRKGTHILEMRKGANGESTSFLQSEPSNEWKIGYAFTVDPIDEKKVNNIQKVIVEHKESPFNKGAITCKLTTYGHISLTNKNYTETFKGTKNKRPIGSKDYARILRDSFGITQEKYVGKTLERG, encoded by the coding sequence ATGATGACCAATTTACAAAAGGAGTTTTTTAAACGCTTAAAAATTCCTGCAAAAGAAATAACATTTGATGATTTAGATGAAATTCTGTTAAAAATGGGAATGATTCTCCCCTATGAAAATCTTGATATTATGGCTGGTACTATTAAAAATATCTCAAAAGATAACTTAATAGAAAAGTTACTTATTCAAAAACGAGGTGGACTATGTTATGAATTAAACTCCTTATTGTATTATTTTTTAATTGATTGTGGGTTTCAAGTATACAAAGTAGCCGGTACTGTTTATGATCTGTACGATAATAAATGGAAACCCGATGATGGTCATGTCATTATCATATTAAGTCATGAGGATAAAGATTATGTTGTGGATGCAGGTTTTGCATCTCATCTCCCTTTACATCCAGTCCCTTTTAACGGAGAAGTCATCTCCTCTCAAACAGGAGAATATCGAATTCGTAAGCAAAATACTCGAAAAGGTACGCATATTTTAGAAATGAGAAAAGGAGCTAACGGGGAATCTACAAGTTTCTTACAATCTGAACCTTCAAACGAATGGAAAATAGGCTATGCTTTCACTGTAGATCCAATAGATGAGAAAAAAGTGAATAACATTCAAAAAGTGATTGTAGAGCATAAAGAATCTCCTTTTAATAAAGGAGCTATCACTTGTAAATTAACTACTTATGGTCACATATCATTAACAAATAAAAATTATACAGAAACCTTTAAAGGCACCAAAAATAAACGACCAATAGGCTCTAAAGATTATGCTCGCATTCTTCGTGACTCTTTTGGAATAACGCAAGAGAAATATGTAGGAAAAACACTAGAAAGAGGCTAG
- a CDS encoding esterase/lipase family protein, protein MRLMRRCVALLIVFFIMAPTISTNVQAEVVKELGKGFPDTEVFTPGEWFLGQKPANYDENKPPILFVQGRNGNADSWYGKTVYHDINDMYDYALKAGYQTVFIQLYDAAGKGSASQWDNGKLLAQKLEEIYNHFGKKVNIVAHSKGGIDTQAALVEYDANRFVGNVITLATPHHGSNLADLSYSWWAGWLASILGQKDDGTYSLQIGEMAKFRSIIDNNPAAKLNRYYTATGTSWGPTFSALSMGGLYLSSYGSNDGLVNEWSAKLSYGTHLFTDSRFDHDNIRKGSAVFARIEPYLRTTNVGLPALVAPSNSSNENLEQLNTTSNQNILGGELPQNQWIEQSISVDKKAEGIVSVLTASSDVEVQMVSPKGKIYANKDSAITTGEGESFFNGATIRTFKFDKLEVGEWKIKMMAKQSKDAYLVVSDYKDDAPFVLRMPTKVKVNKLEYKLKKSPVAPEMKGDLSITVRVVNKEGKLVSEFNELQNVHTNTFSGALKDIKQPGVYNVTMDIKGMNKEGKPYNRTIVKSVYVEK, encoded by the coding sequence ATGCGACTGATGAGAAGATGTGTGGCCTTACTAATTGTATTTTTTATCATGGCTCCAACGATTAGCACAAATGTACAGGCAGAAGTTGTAAAAGAGCTTGGAAAGGGGTTTCCTGATACAGAAGTATTCACACCTGGAGAATGGTTTTTAGGCCAAAAACCAGCTAATTATGATGAGAATAAACCGCCAATTCTCTTTGTACAAGGAAGAAATGGTAATGCTGATAGTTGGTATGGAAAGACAGTATATCATGATATAAATGATATGTATGATTATGCTTTAAAAGCAGGCTATCAAACAGTGTTTATACAATTGTATGATGCAGCGGGGAAAGGTTCGGCTAGTCAGTGGGATAATGGAAAATTGTTAGCACAAAAACTTGAAGAGATATATAATCATTTCGGTAAAAAAGTTAATATTGTAGCGCATAGTAAAGGTGGTATTGATACACAAGCCGCATTAGTTGAATATGATGCGAATCGATTTGTTGGAAATGTTATTACACTTGCTACACCGCATCACGGCTCAAATTTAGCAGATTTGTCATATAGTTGGTGGGCAGGGTGGCTTGCTTCTATATTAGGTCAAAAAGATGATGGTACGTATTCGTTACAAATAGGTGAAATGGCAAAGTTTCGTTCAATAATAGATAACAACCCAGCAGCTAAATTAAACCGTTACTATACGGCTACTGGAACTAGCTGGGGACCAACATTTTCTGCATTATCTATGGGCGGGTTATATTTATCATCGTACGGTTCAAATGACGGACTAGTAAATGAATGGAGTGCGAAGCTATCGTACGGTACACATTTATTTACAGATTCCAGATTTGATCATGACAATATAAGAAAAGGATCAGCTGTTTTTGCACGAATTGAACCATATTTACGTACGACAAATGTGGGATTACCAGCTTTAGTAGCACCCAGCAATAGTTCAAATGAAAATCTAGAACAATTAAATACAACTTCAAATCAAAATATTTTAGGAGGCGAATTACCACAAAATCAGTGGATAGAGCAAAGTATTTCTGTTGATAAAAAGGCTGAAGGAATAGTTTCTGTACTAACTGCTTCTTCTGATGTAGAAGTACAAATGGTATCTCCAAAAGGAAAAATCTATGCAAATAAAGATAGCGCTATAACTACTGGTGAAGGCGAATCTTTCTTTAATGGGGCGACAATTAGAACATTTAAGTTTGATAAATTGGAAGTAGGCGAATGGAAAATCAAAATGATGGCGAAGCAGTCGAAAGATGCATATTTAGTTGTAAGCGATTACAAGGATGACGCACCATTTGTTCTTCGAATGCCTACAAAAGTTAAAGTAAATAAACTTGAGTATAAACTCAAAAAATCACCTGTAGCACCTGAAATGAAAGGGGATCTTTCCATAACAGTAAGAGTCGTTAATAAAGAAGGTAAGTTAGTCTCTGAATTTAATGAATTACAAAATGTTCATACGAATACATTTTCAGGTGCTTTGAAAGATATAAAACAACCGGGAGTATATAACGTTACGATGGATATAAAAGGGATGAATAAAGAAGGAAAACCATATAATCGTACGATTGTTAAGTCGGTTTATGTAGAGAAATAA
- a CDS encoding stage V sporulation protein S, producing MENILKVSSKSSPNSVAGAIAGVLRTSGNVEIQAIGAGAINQAIKAIAIARGFVAPSGIDLAFVPAFQEISINNEERTAIKLIVGPRKKRS from the coding sequence ATGGAAAATATATTAAAGGTATCTTCAAAATCAAGCCCAAATTCAGTCGCAGGTGCAATAGCAGGAGTACTAAGAACAAGTGGTAATGTGGAAATTCAAGCGATTGGGGCTGGAGCTATAAATCAAGCGATTAAAGCAATTGCGATTGCAAGAGGGTTCGTCGCTCCAAGTGGTATTGACTTAGCTTTTGTTCCAGCGTTTCAAGAGATTTCTATCAATAATGAAGAAAGAACAGCGATTAAATTAATTGTAGGCCCTAGAAAGAAAAGGTCTTAG
- a CDS encoding YolD-like family protein, translating to MGYNSFPVVRGRGMVKWNPFASIPEQYEEIHSMFEEQYKVPKPFLTQDTMERIERALMQSFHEEEEIHISYYRDGMVQDMYINVLHIEPMTKTIYCTDAFGLNTKFKFDELVNIN from the coding sequence ATGGGATATAACAGCTTTCCTGTAGTACGTGGAAGAGGTATGGTAAAATGGAATCCGTTTGCTTCAATACCGGAGCAATACGAGGAAATACATAGTATGTTTGAGGAACAATATAAAGTACCTAAACCTTTTTTAACACAAGATACTATGGAACGAATAGAAAGAGCGTTAATGCAATCTTTTCACGAGGAAGAAGAAATACATATCTCATACTATCGTGATGGAATGGTGCAAGACATGTACATAAATGTATTACATATTGAACCGATGACGAAAACTATATATTGTACAGATGCCTTTGGTTTGAATACTAAGTTTAAGTTTGATGAATTGGTGAATATAAATTAA
- a CDS encoding tetratricopeptide repeat protein, producing the protein MSVDIISKEEITKLLNEWYQAMISQRVLQSQKIKEDIANKINNIKEDQTILVYYALLNARYKLLIRDMDSTKDILDKIEPLPESTETFLEYYHHLFKAIYAINKANHSEARMQFEKAETFLEYMHDEIEKAEFNYWLAVHYYHVLKPILAVQFATKANEVFSISPGYELKTAACLNTLGMAHIRLNEFESAEEYLLSALGTFQKSNDELLIKRVKHNLGLLYASQNMPELAIKHLEDSLENNAKTMFLLAREHFKLGYSHIANEYIENGYKISDLCYRHHFRILKAVHNYVPQEELENVVIEGISYFEKEELYDWVKEYASLLGERFYGSENHRKASKYLHIALDADKKSIERRALK; encoded by the coding sequence ATGAGTGTTGACATTATTTCTAAAGAAGAAATCACAAAATTATTAAACGAATGGTATCAAGCTATGATTTCACAACGTGTATTACAGTCTCAGAAAATAAAAGAAGATATTGCAAATAAAATCAATAATATTAAGGAAGACCAAACAATATTAGTCTACTACGCTTTATTGAATGCACGGTATAAACTGCTAATTCGGGATATGGATAGTACAAAAGATATTCTGGACAAAATCGAGCCTTTACCAGAGTCTACAGAAACATTTTTAGAGTACTATCATCATTTATTTAAAGCAATTTACGCTATTAATAAAGCAAACCATAGTGAAGCAAGAATGCAATTTGAAAAAGCTGAAACGTTTTTAGAGTACATGCATGATGAAATTGAAAAAGCTGAATTTAATTATTGGCTTGCAGTCCATTACTATCACGTATTAAAACCGATCCTAGCAGTTCAATTTGCTACAAAGGCGAATGAAGTATTTTCGATTAGTCCAGGGTATGAATTAAAAACTGCAGCATGCTTAAATACTTTAGGAATGGCACACATTCGACTAAATGAATTCGAAAGTGCAGAGGAATATTTACTTTCAGCACTAGGTACCTTCCAAAAATCTAATGATGAACTTCTTATTAAACGAGTTAAGCATAATTTAGGACTTTTATACGCAAGTCAAAACATGCCAGAGTTAGCAATTAAACACTTAGAGGATTCATTAGAAAATAACGCTAAAACTATGTTTCTTTTAGCAAGAGAACATTTTAAGTTAGGTTATAGTCATATCGCTAATGAATATATTGAGAATGGCTATAAGATTAGCGACTTATGTTATCGTCATCATTTCCGAATTTTAAAAGCAGTACATAACTATGTACCGCAAGAAGAATTAGAAAATGTGGTTATAGAAGGTATTTCGTATTTTGAAAAAGAAGAATTATATGATTGGGTAAAAGAATATGCTTCTCTTTTAGGTGAAAGATTCTATGGTTCAGAAAATCATAGAAAAGCAAGCAAGTATTTGCACATCGCTTTAGATGCAGACAAAAAGAGCATAGAAAGAAGGGCGCTAAAATGA
- a CDS encoding HD domain-containing protein, which produces MTKQEKIQKTITFVKHILEKDASGHDWYHIERVHKMAISLSEQEGGNRFIIEMAALLHDVADEKLNESEEAGMKKVSDWLEELRVEEEESKHILHIIANMSYKGGHGGTVESLEGKIVQDADRLDALGAIGIARTFAYGGAKGRLMYDPTIPPREEMTKEEYRKNNDPSLNHFYEKLLKLKDLMNTNAAKQEAEIRHRYMEQFIEQFMKEWNAQI; this is translated from the coding sequence ATGACAAAACAAGAAAAAATTCAAAAAACAATTACTTTTGTAAAACATATTTTAGAAAAAGATGCGAGTGGGCATGATTGGTATCATATTGAACGTGTACATAAAATGGCGATTTCTTTATCTGAGCAAGAAGGTGGAAATCGTTTTATAATTGAAATGGCAGCATTACTTCACGATGTGGCAGATGAAAAGCTAAATGAAAGTGAAGAAGCAGGAATGAAAAAAGTTTCTGATTGGTTAGAAGAGCTACGGGTTGAAGAAGAGGAAAGTAAACATATTCTTCATATCATCGCCAATATGTCTTATAAAGGTGGCCATGGCGGCACAGTAGAGTCACTTGAAGGGAAAATTGTTCAAGATGCGGATCGTTTAGATGCTCTTGGTGCAATAGGAATTGCTCGTACATTTGCATATGGTGGGGCGAAAGGGAGATTAATGTATGACCCAACTATTCCGCCGCGTGAAGAAATGACGAAAGAAGAATATAGAAAAAATAATGATCCATCTTTAAATCATTTTTATGAAAAACTTTTGAAATTAAAAGATTTAATGAATACGAATGCAGCAAAACAAGAGGCTGAAATTCGTCATCGTTATATGGAACAGTTTATTGAACAATTTATGAAAGAGTGGAATGCACAAATATGA
- a CDS encoding ABC-F family ATP-binding cassette domain-containing protein, whose amino-acid sequence MKMLTVENLSKSYGEKPLFDGLSCSITEGQRVGIIGVNGTGKSTLLKIIAGLETPDTGDMTYSRGYTISYLSQQPEFDEKLTVLEQVFHGDTPLIRLLRDYEKALLNIEKDPSNEKVQEQLFAVQQRMDAMSAWEANANAKSLLTKLGITDFTAIVGNLSGGQKKRIAMAQCFIETPDLLILDEPTNHLDHETVEWLEEYLARYTGSVLLVTHDRYFLDRVTNRIFELDNGKLYSYEGNYSTFLEAKALREEQELAQESKRQNLYRRELAWIRRGAKARSTKQKARIQRFDELKAQEGPAAKQSVDIALSGSRLGKKVLELKDVTKKFGDKTVLNNFNHIVKPGDRIGIIGANGSGKSSLLNMLAGKLSPDSGEIEVGQTVKVAYYTQENEEMNLNQRMIEYIKEIAEVIHTTDGKVIGASQMLERFLFPTHSHGTPLGKLSGGERRRLYLLRILMGEPNVLLLDEPTNDLDTQTLTVLEDYLEDFPGVVLTVSHDRYFLDKVVDELFIFTGGGEVREFLGSYTDYLEMEKTRELMEKAEVQKEKKVVEEAPKQQRKRKLSYNEQREWETIEDTIAELEEKIESIGEELAKVGSDFTKAQELSEAQQKTEEELEKKMERWSELSDIVEGLK is encoded by the coding sequence ATGAAAATGTTAACTGTGGAGAACTTATCAAAATCATATGGAGAAAAGCCGTTATTTGATGGATTATCATGTAGTATTACAGAAGGACAACGTGTCGGAATTATCGGTGTAAACGGAACTGGTAAATCGACATTATTAAAAATAATTGCAGGATTAGAAACTCCTGATACAGGTGATATGACGTATTCACGTGGGTATACAATTAGTTATTTATCACAGCAACCAGAGTTTGATGAAAAACTAACAGTATTAGAGCAAGTGTTCCATGGTGATACACCTTTAATTCGTCTTCTTCGTGATTATGAAAAAGCACTATTAAATATTGAAAAAGATCCAAGTAATGAAAAAGTACAGGAACAATTATTTGCAGTGCAGCAACGTATGGATGCAATGAGTGCATGGGAAGCAAATGCAAATGCGAAATCTCTTTTAACGAAATTAGGAATTACGGACTTCACTGCAATTGTTGGGAATTTATCTGGTGGACAGAAAAAACGTATCGCAATGGCACAATGTTTTATTGAAACACCGGATCTATTAATTTTAGACGAGCCTACGAACCATCTTGACCATGAGACAGTTGAATGGTTAGAAGAATATTTAGCGAGATATACAGGTTCGGTATTACTTGTAACCCATGATCGTTATTTCTTAGATCGTGTGACGAATCGTATTTTTGAATTAGATAATGGTAAACTATATAGCTACGAAGGAAACTATAGTACATTTTTAGAAGCGAAAGCACTTCGTGAAGAGCAAGAATTGGCACAAGAATCGAAACGCCAAAATTTATATCGTCGTGAACTTGCTTGGATTCGTCGTGGTGCAAAAGCCCGTTCTACGAAACAAAAGGCGCGTATTCAGCGTTTTGATGAGCTAAAGGCACAAGAAGGACCAGCTGCAAAACAGTCAGTTGATATTGCACTAAGCGGAAGTCGTCTAGGAAAGAAAGTACTTGAGTTAAAAGATGTAACGAAAAAATTTGGCGATAAGACGGTATTAAACAACTTTAATCATATCGTGAAACCAGGCGATCGCATCGGAATTATTGGAGCGAATGGAAGCGGGAAATCTTCGCTATTAAATATGCTTGCAGGTAAGTTATCTCCTGATAGTGGTGAAATTGAAGTTGGGCAAACTGTAAAAGTTGCTTATTATACGCAAGAAAATGAAGAGATGAATTTAAATCAGCGTATGATTGAATACATTAAAGAGATTGCAGAAGTTATTCATACGACAGATGGAAAAGTAATTGGTGCATCTCAAATGTTAGAACGTTTCTTATTCCCGACGCATTCACATGGTACACCGCTTGGTAAACTATCTGGTGGTGAAAGAAGACGTTTATATTTATTACGTATTTTAATGGGAGAACCAAACGTACTTTTACTTGATGAACCTACGAACGATCTAGATACACAAACATTAACAGTACTAGAAGATTATTTAGAAGATTTCCCAGGTGTCGTTTTAACTGTATCGCATGACCGTTACTTCTTAGATAAAGTAGTAGATGAACTGTTCATCTTTACTGGTGGAGGCGAAGTGCGTGAGTTTTTAGGTAGTTATACAGATTATTTAGAAATGGAAAAAACGAGAGAACTTATGGAGAAAGCGGAAGTTCAAAAAGAGAAAAAAGTTGTAGAAGAAGCTCCAAAACAACAACGTAAACGTAAACTTTCATACAATGAACAGCGTGAATGGGAAACGATTGAAGATACAATTGCCGAACTTGAAGAGAAAATTGAGTCAATTGGAGAAGAACTTGCGAAAGTTGGATCTGACTTCACAAAGGCACAAGAATTATCTGAAGCACAGCAGAAAACAGAAGAAGAGCTAGAAAAAAAGATGGAAAGATGGAGTGAACTATCAGACATCGTTGAAGGATTAAAATAA
- a CDS encoding Bax inhibitor-1/YccA family protein, giving the protein MRTSNPMLKKEAFRKEGASASAMTIGGTVGKTFIMLILLLATSVYSYIQMMQGTMKMPVLIGALIVAAIIAFASMFFPRISPFGAPIYAAVEGVVLGSISAVYTMKFGDSIVLNAVLLTISILFAMLVLYATRVVKVTDKFRTGVMAATLGIMVMYLVVFLLNMFGVTVPYIHQGGTIGIIISAVVIVVAALNLLLDFDLIENGVRSQAPKYMEWYTAMGLMLTLVWLYLEILRFVSYFTKND; this is encoded by the coding sequence ATGAGAACATCTAATCCAATGTTGAAAAAAGAGGCATTCCGTAAAGAGGGAGCAAGCGCTTCTGCGATGACGATTGGCGGAACAGTAGGCAAAACGTTTATTATGCTTATCTTGCTACTTGCAACGTCTGTCTATTCATACATACAGATGATGCAGGGGACGATGAAGATGCCAGTATTAATTGGTGCTTTAATCGTTGCGGCAATCATCGCATTCGCGTCTATGTTCTTCCCGCGTATTTCACCTTTTGGTGCACCAATCTATGCAGCGGTAGAAGGGGTTGTGTTAGGAAGTATTTCAGCAGTTTATACAATGAAATTTGGCGATTCTATCGTTTTAAATGCTGTATTACTAACAATCTCAATTCTATTTGCAATGTTAGTGTTATATGCAACACGCGTAGTAAAAGTAACGGATAAATTCCGTACAGGAGTTATGGCAGCAACACTTGGAATTATGGTTATGTATTTAGTCGTATTCCTACTAAATATGTTTGGTGTAACTGTTCCATACATTCACCAAGGTGGTACAATCGGTATTATTATTAGTGCAGTTGTAATTGTAGTTGCTGCATTAAACTTATTACTAGATTTCGATTTAATCGAAAATGGTGTACGTAGTCAAGCTCCGAAATATATGGAGTGGTATACTGCGATGGGACTAATGCTTACATTAGTATGGTTATACTTAGAAATTCTTCGTTTCGTTTCTTACTTTACGAAAAATGACTAA
- a CDS encoding DUF4318 domain-containing protein has protein sequence MMKEKKGIMKKLFSKSFFIELDEALTYPSSKVITSAIEGYATECNERLKFESKVKPITFYLENAMYRAEIKMARGGYYISCTEV, from the coding sequence ATGATGAAAGAGAAGAAGGGGATTATGAAAAAACTATTTTCTAAAAGTTTTTTCATAGAACTAGATGAAGCTTTAACGTATCCATCATCAAAAGTTATTACTTCAGCGATTGAAGGATATGCAACTGAATGCAATGAAAGACTAAAATTTGAGAGTAAAGTTAAACCGATTACTTTCTACTTAGAAAATGCAATGTACCGTGCTGAAATAAAGATGGCTCGCGGAGGATATTACATATCTTGTACTGAAGTGTAA
- a CDS encoding single-stranded DNA-binding protein: MMNRVVLIGRLTKEPELYYTKQGVAYARICVAVNRGFRNSLGEQQVDFINCQIWRKSAENVAEYCKKGSLVGITGRIQTSNYDDEQGKRIYRTEVVIESITFLERRREGAS, translated from the coding sequence ATGATGAATCGAGTTGTATTAATCGGTAGATTGACAAAGGAGCCAGAATTATACTACACAAAACAAGGCGTCGCTTATGCACGAATATGTGTTGCGGTGAATAGAGGATTTCGAAATAGTTTAGGTGAACAACAAGTCGATTTTATTAATTGTCAGATATGGCGCAAATCGGCTGAGAATGTAGCTGAATATTGTAAGAAGGGGTCGCTCGTTGGGATTACAGGGCGTATTCAGACTAGTAATTACGATGATGAACAAGGCAAGAGAATATATAGAACTGAAGTTGTGATTGAGAGTATTACCTTTTTGGAGAGAAGGCGGGAGGGGGCATCGTAA
- a CDS encoding conserved virulence factor C family protein → MKIKAIEPTPSPNTMKVILNEVLPSGARNNYTNENKEQAPMQVQEILKIEGIKGVYHVADFLAVERNAKYDWKVLLQQVRAVFGEEVLEESEEQQLAHFGEVKVFVQMFFTIPMQVKLTDGTTEERVGLPDRFKESIMKVQMSAPNVVKERKWVEQSTRYGNFEEIGKEVVEEIVAAYSEERVNETVKELLNQAGAVEVTIQKREPYKVTEEMMKDSDWKNRFAALEQMDPTEEDIPVLKMALDDEKVSIRRLATAYLGMVKGDEVLPLLYKALLDRSVSVRRTAGDCLSDVGDPAAMFVMIKSLKDPSKLVRWRAAMFLFELGDESAIPALKAAQDDPEFEVAMQARLALERIEGGEEAKGSVWKQMTESRKGE, encoded by the coding sequence GTGAAGATTAAAGCAATTGAACCGACGCCAAGTCCAAATACAATGAAAGTTATTTTGAATGAAGTATTACCATCAGGAGCGCGTAATAATTATACAAATGAAAATAAAGAACAAGCACCAATGCAAGTGCAAGAAATTTTGAAAATTGAAGGCATTAAAGGTGTGTATCATGTAGCCGACTTTTTAGCAGTGGAGCGAAATGCGAAGTATGACTGGAAAGTTTTATTACAACAAGTTCGTGCTGTTTTCGGCGAAGAAGTATTGGAAGAAAGTGAAGAACAACAACTTGCTCATTTTGGAGAAGTGAAAGTGTTTGTTCAAATGTTCTTTACAATTCCAATGCAAGTAAAGTTAACAGATGGAACGACGGAAGAACGTGTTGGTTTACCAGATCGTTTTAAAGAATCAATTATGAAAGTGCAAATGTCTGCACCAAACGTTGTAAAAGAGCGTAAATGGGTAGAACAAAGTACACGTTACGGTAACTTTGAAGAAATTGGGAAAGAAGTAGTAGAAGAGATTGTTGCTGCTTATTCAGAAGAACGTGTAAATGAAACGGTTAAAGAATTATTAAATCAAGCAGGTGCTGTTGAAGTAACGATTCAAAAGCGTGAGCCATATAAAGTAACAGAAGAGATGATGAAAGATTCTGACTGGAAAAACCGTTTTGCAGCATTAGAACAAATGGATCCTACTGAAGAAGATATTCCAGTGTTGAAGATGGCGTTAGATGATGAAAAAGTTTCAATACGCCGTTTAGCAACAGCGTATTTAGGTATGGTAAAAGGTGATGAAGTATTACCGTTATTATATAAAGCGTTGTTAGATCGCTCTGTAAGTGTTCGTCGTACTGCAGGAGATTGTTTATCAGATGTAGGTGATCCGGCAGCGATGTTCGTTATGATTAAATCTCTGAAAGATCCAAGTAAATTAGTACGCTGGCGTGCAGCGATGTTCTTATTTGAACTTGGAGATGAAAGTGCGATTCCAGCATTAAAAGCAGCGCAAGATGATCCAGAGTTTGAAGTAGCGATGCAAGCACGTCTAGCATTAGAGCGTATTGAAGGCGGAGAAGAAGCAAAAGGTTCTGTATGGAAACAAATGACGGAGTCTCGTAAAGGGGAATAA
- a CDS encoding thiol-disulfide oxidoreductase DCC family protein: MIVFYDSWCPMCAAVAERTKKLDKKGKMEFVSFRDENVVEKYELSQELQSKMEQRLYILKHNKWYDGIQSIDVLAKAVPSYWFAVPFIKLSIVLGFGSKVYDYIANNRKLVPVGNCRGGVCEIPTKK; this comes from the coding sequence ATGATTGTTTTCTATGATAGTTGGTGTCCGATGTGTGCGGCCGTTGCAGAACGTACGAAAAAATTAGATAAAAAGGGTAAGATGGAATTTGTTTCATTTCGAGATGAAAATGTAGTTGAGAAGTATGAACTTTCTCAAGAACTACAAAGTAAGATGGAACAAAGATTGTATATTTTAAAACATAATAAGTGGTATGACGGTATTCAGAGCATAGATGTATTAGCAAAGGCCGTTCCATCTTATTGGTTTGCCGTTCCTTTTATAAAGCTATCTATCGTACTTGGTTTTGGAAGTAAAGTATACGATTATATCGCTAATAATAGAAAACTTGTTCCAGTGGGGAATTGCCGCGGTGGGGTTTGTGAAATCCCTACAAAAAAATGA